A genomic stretch from Kribbella amoyensis includes:
- a CDS encoding cytochrome P450: MVTLVELENDPHAALAALRPVGWVDALGGWVVTSRELAMRVMRDPDTFTVDDPRFSTAQVVGPSMLSLDGAAHAAHRAPFEKAFGLAETRARFGDLVASTVDDLVGAIASSGASDLRRTVAGPLSVAVVAYSLGLPPASADTVLGWYEAISASVSGIPAGRPATPEGAEAFALLHKHVASGIASSDSLVAEAARAGLGIDDVVANAAVLMFGGIETTEGMITNALWQLLNHRDQLDLVRADPTLLPNALEESLRLEPAAAVVDRYATREAVLGPVTINRGDLVTVSLAGAGRDPEVFPDPDRYDVRRPNARRHLAFASGPHICLGMHLARLEGLAALSAILAFPGLRLDPDSPAPQGLVFRKPSALKVHWDG, encoded by the coding sequence ATGGTGACTCTGGTGGAACTCGAGAACGACCCGCACGCGGCGCTGGCGGCGCTGCGGCCGGTGGGCTGGGTGGACGCGCTCGGTGGCTGGGTGGTCACCAGTCGCGAGCTGGCGATGCGGGTGATGCGGGACCCGGACACCTTCACGGTGGACGATCCGCGGTTCTCGACGGCCCAGGTGGTGGGTCCGTCGATGCTGTCGCTCGACGGCGCCGCGCACGCCGCGCACCGGGCACCGTTCGAGAAGGCGTTCGGGCTCGCCGAGACGCGGGCCCGGTTCGGCGACCTGGTGGCGTCGACCGTCGACGACCTGGTCGGCGCGATCGCGTCTTCGGGCGCGTCCGATCTGCGGCGGACGGTCGCGGGGCCGTTGTCGGTCGCGGTGGTGGCGTACTCGCTCGGCCTCCCGCCCGCTTCGGCGGACACGGTGCTCGGCTGGTACGAGGCGATCTCGGCGTCGGTGTCCGGGATCCCGGCCGGGCGGCCGGCCACGCCCGAAGGCGCCGAGGCGTTCGCGCTGCTGCACAAACACGTTGCCTCGGGCATCGCGTCGTCGGACTCGCTGGTGGCCGAGGCGGCCCGGGCCGGACTCGGGATCGACGACGTGGTGGCGAACGCGGCCGTGCTGATGTTCGGCGGGATCGAGACGACCGAGGGCATGATCACCAACGCCCTCTGGCAGCTGCTGAACCACCGCGACCAGCTCGACCTGGTCCGGGCGGACCCGACCCTGCTGCCGAACGCGCTGGAGGAGTCGCTCCGGCTCGAACCGGCCGCGGCCGTCGTCGATCGGTACGCCACTCGCGAGGCCGTCCTCGGCCCCGTGACGATCAACCGCGGCGACCTCGTCACCGTCTCGCTCGCGGGCGCCGGCCGGGATCCCGAGGTCTTCCCCGACCCAGACCGGTACGACGTCCGCCGCCCGAACGCGCGTCGCCATCTGGCGTTCGCGAGTGGGCCGCACATCTGCCTCGGGATGCACCTGGCCCGGCTCGAAGGGCTCGCGGCCCTGTCGGCGATCCTCGCGTTCCCGGGTCTACGGCTCGACCCCGACTCCCCCGCGCCTCAGGGTCTGGTCTTCCGCAAACCGTCGGCGCTCAAGGTGCACTGGGACGGGTGA
- a CDS encoding class I SAM-dependent methyltransferase: MVDYDGRLSSVYAEGRRVSGETVRSWMNAFAGLAPKQRPLGVVDLGSGVGRFTPALAEAFGGPVYGVEPSARMRGTAEANATHDRVTYLDGAAEAIPLPDQACDVVVMFLSFHHFPDQQRGLREVFRVLRPGGVALLRTQFRDVMPDLFWYAYFPSGRAVDAGMYRTLAETKALAKNAGLEPDDEPVWVDADEPRTLRAAYERLRHRALSTFEHLPEDEIERGLAEFARDAADRPDEPVPSYPGAVLRLTRPSAP, translated from the coding sequence ATGGTCGATTACGACGGGCGGTTGTCCTCTGTTTATGCCGAGGGGCGGCGGGTTTCGGGGGAGACCGTCCGGAGCTGGATGAACGCATTCGCGGGACTGGCTCCGAAGCAGCGGCCGTTGGGGGTGGTTGATCTCGGGTCCGGAGTCGGGCGGTTCACGCCCGCTTTGGCCGAGGCGTTCGGCGGGCCGGTGTACGGGGTCGAGCCGTCGGCGCGGATGCGGGGGACCGCCGAGGCGAACGCGACGCATGACCGGGTCACCTACCTGGACGGTGCGGCCGAGGCGATTCCGTTGCCGGATCAGGCTTGCGACGTCGTGGTGATGTTCCTGTCGTTCCACCATTTCCCCGACCAGCAACGCGGGCTCCGAGAGGTGTTCAGGGTGCTGAGGCCTGGTGGAGTCGCCTTGCTGCGGACCCAGTTCCGGGACGTCATGCCGGACCTGTTCTGGTACGCGTACTTCCCGTCGGGGCGCGCCGTCGACGCCGGGATGTACCGGACTCTCGCGGAGACCAAGGCGCTGGCCAAGAACGCCGGCCTCGAGCCCGACGACGAACCCGTCTGGGTCGATGCCGACGAGCCGCGGACCCTGCGGGCGGCGTACGAGCGGCTGCGGCATCGGGCGCTGTCCACGTTCGAGCACCTCCCTGAGGACGAGATCGAGCGCGGCCTCGCCGAGTTCGCGAGGGACGCCGCCGACCGGCCGGACGAACCGGTCCCGTCCTACCCCGGGGCGGTGCTGCGGCTCACCCGTCCCAGTGCACCTTGA
- a CDS encoding lactate racemase domain-containing protein, which translates to MDDRTPPLLVHNGEGFLLERFPLGTRVVYPPEALPPVRDVEEAIQNALLNPLESEPLPELLRPGMRLTIAFDDISLPLPPMKKPDIRQRIIEAVLTMAADAGVDDVELISANALHRRLTPNELREIVGERVFRSFFPDGKLYNFDAEDTENLTHLGQTKHGEDVEISKRAAESDLLVYVNVNLVAMDGGHKSTSIGLASYKSLKHHHNSHTMIHSRSFMDHKASKMHHSAWRMGAVLTEHVKVFQIETTLNNDIFGGPLEFLQKREWEWSIKDQAAMLAAKRGLDLAPAKMRHRIFTDVRSNYGLTGIHAGKIEPVHEKTIENVHRQHLVEVQGQSDVAIMGVPFVGPYNVNSVMNPILAACMGLGYYFNSYRGNPVVRKDGAVILYHPVDYEFSQLHHPSYVDFFEEVLSESTDPATIEAKFEKQYAEDPWYIHLYRTSYAYHGVHPFYMWYWISHALDHCGDIVWVGANRKAVERMGFRSASTLQDALEMVSHSVGRSPSITYLHNPPHLLADVR; encoded by the coding sequence GTGGACGACCGCACGCCCCCGCTGCTCGTGCACAACGGCGAGGGCTTCCTGCTGGAGCGGTTCCCGCTCGGTACCCGGGTGGTGTACCCGCCGGAGGCGCTGCCGCCGGTCCGCGACGTGGAGGAGGCGATCCAGAACGCGTTGCTGAACCCGCTCGAGTCGGAGCCGCTGCCCGAACTGCTGCGGCCCGGGATGCGGCTGACCATCGCGTTCGACGACATCTCGCTGCCGCTGCCGCCGATGAAGAAGCCGGACATCCGGCAGCGCATCATCGAGGCCGTGCTGACGATGGCGGCGGACGCCGGCGTCGACGACGTCGAGCTGATCTCCGCCAACGCGCTGCACCGCCGGCTCACCCCGAACGAGCTGCGCGAGATCGTCGGCGAGCGCGTCTTCCGGTCGTTCTTCCCCGACGGCAAGCTGTACAACTTCGACGCCGAGGACACCGAGAACCTGACCCACCTGGGCCAGACCAAGCACGGTGAGGACGTCGAGATCTCCAAGCGGGCGGCCGAGTCCGACCTGCTGGTCTACGTGAACGTGAACCTGGTGGCGATGGACGGCGGCCACAAGTCGACGTCGATCGGGCTGGCGTCGTACAAGTCGCTGAAGCACCACCACAACAGCCACACGATGATCCACTCGCGGTCCTTCATGGACCACAAGGCCTCGAAGATGCACCACTCGGCCTGGCGGATGGGCGCGGTGCTGACCGAGCACGTCAAGGTGTTCCAGATCGAGACCACGCTGAACAACGACATCTTCGGCGGGCCGCTGGAGTTCCTGCAGAAGCGCGAGTGGGAGTGGTCGATCAAGGACCAGGCCGCGATGCTCGCCGCCAAGCGCGGGCTCGACCTGGCCCCGGCCAAGATGCGGCACCGGATCTTCACCGACGTCCGGTCGAACTACGGCCTGACCGGGATCCATGCCGGCAAGATCGAGCCGGTGCACGAGAAGACGATCGAGAACGTGCACCGCCAGCACCTGGTCGAGGTGCAGGGTCAGTCCGACGTCGCGATCATGGGCGTGCCGTTCGTCGGCCCGTACAACGTGAACTCGGTGATGAACCCGATCCTCGCCGCCTGCATGGGACTCGGGTACTACTTCAACTCGTACCGGGGCAACCCCGTGGTCCGCAAGGACGGCGCGGTCATCCTGTACCACCCGGTGGACTACGAGTTCAGCCAGCTGCACCACCCGTCGTACGTGGACTTCTTCGAGGAGGTGCTGTCGGAGTCGACCGACCCGGCCACCATCGAGGCGAAGTTCGAGAAGCAGTACGCCGAGGACCCGTGGTACATCCACCTGTACCGGACGTCGTACGCGTACCACGGCGTGCACCCGTTCTACATGTGGTACTGGATCTCGCACGCGCTGGACCACTGCGGCGACATCGTCTGGGTCGGGGCGAACCGCAAGGCCGTCGAGCGGATGGGCTTCCGGTCCGCGTCGACCCTGCAGGACGCGCTGGAGATGGTGAGCCACTCGGTCGGCCGGTCGCCGTCGATCACCTACCTGCACAACCCGCCGCACCTGCTCGCGGACGTGCGCTGA
- a CDS encoding HAD-IB family hydrolase: MRLAEKLKGKKVLVTGVTGFVGEALLHRIIGELPDTTVVAIIRPKGSLKGADRMAQLLKKDIFKPFYGEGTPYADAEALSAARVEVVEGDLADVPALPRDLDIVVHCAGDVSFDPPIHEAFTTNVLGTKSLLERIVETERPVHYVHISTAYTAGRRRGAIPEAPVDHTVDWRSEAEAGMAMKARVEEASRSAAMLAKFRKESEKLHRRAGHLTAAADTERRRTEWVAKKLVETGTERARSLGWTDCYTFTKALGERVVEEFAATLPTSIVRPAIIESAVQSPHPGWIEGFKMAEPLILAYGRGELPEFPASPDSVVEIIPVDHVVGAICAVMATEPELSKPEYYHVSSGARNPLTFEQLYAGVRAYFSKHPFDLGERGAVRLPVWKFPGGDSVESMLRYGERAHKIADQIITHVPRGERTRKYARELDVQKRRIDFLRRYMDLYSEYAQAELQFIDDNVLALHNALEGDDREKFWCDTSIVDWQYYLQETHCPSVTDSLRRLDVVRKKRNKALAESAGTLKKATPSEDGEIIAAFDMDGTLLSSNVIETYLWMRLPELDSHQRVGEIGAMLRKLPKLIAAERKDRGTFLRTIYRRYQGADLEELNRIVDEILAEHVLERLSGAAVRRIREHKAAGHRTILITGAVRPLTRPLEPLFDEIVAAELAVDDRGRCTGFLTGPPLVGESRAAWIKHRARGTSIDLSRSFAYADSHSDLPMLTTVGNPVAVSPDVPLFRAARAARWQIVDWKTPSTSSRLEIPGVNAR, from the coding sequence GTGAGGCTGGCCGAGAAGCTCAAGGGCAAGAAGGTCCTCGTCACCGGGGTCACCGGTTTCGTCGGCGAGGCCCTGCTGCACCGGATCATCGGCGAGCTGCCGGACACCACCGTCGTCGCGATCATCCGGCCGAAGGGCTCGCTCAAGGGCGCCGACCGGATGGCCCAGCTGTTGAAGAAGGACATCTTCAAGCCTTTCTACGGCGAGGGCACCCCGTACGCCGACGCCGAGGCGCTGTCGGCGGCCCGGGTCGAGGTCGTCGAGGGCGACCTGGCCGACGTCCCGGCGCTGCCGCGGGACCTCGACATCGTCGTGCACTGCGCCGGTGACGTCAGCTTCGACCCGCCGATCCACGAGGCGTTCACGACCAACGTGCTCGGTACCAAGAGCCTGCTCGAGCGCATCGTCGAGACCGAGCGCCCGGTGCACTACGTGCACATCTCCACCGCATACACCGCGGGCCGCCGGCGCGGCGCGATCCCCGAGGCCCCGGTCGACCACACCGTCGACTGGCGGTCCGAGGCCGAGGCCGGGATGGCGATGAAGGCCCGGGTCGAGGAGGCCTCCCGGTCGGCCGCGATGCTGGCGAAGTTCCGCAAGGAGTCCGAGAAGCTGCACCGCCGGGCCGGGCACCTGACCGCGGCCGCGGACACCGAGCGGCGGCGGACCGAGTGGGTCGCGAAGAAGCTGGTCGAGACCGGCACCGAGCGGGCCCGCAGCCTCGGCTGGACCGACTGCTACACGTTCACCAAGGCGCTCGGCGAGCGCGTCGTCGAGGAGTTCGCGGCGACGCTGCCGACCTCGATCGTCCGGCCGGCCATCATCGAGTCCGCGGTGCAGAGCCCGCACCCGGGCTGGATCGAGGGCTTCAAGATGGCCGAGCCGCTGATCCTGGCCTACGGCCGCGGCGAACTGCCCGAGTTCCCGGCCAGCCCGGACTCGGTGGTCGAGATCATCCCGGTCGACCACGTCGTCGGCGCCATCTGCGCCGTGATGGCGACCGAGCCCGAGCTGTCGAAGCCGGAGTACTACCACGTCAGCTCCGGCGCCCGGAACCCGCTGACCTTCGAGCAGCTGTACGCCGGCGTCCGCGCGTACTTCTCCAAGCATCCCTTCGACCTGGGCGAGCGCGGCGCGGTCCGGCTGCCGGTCTGGAAGTTCCCCGGCGGGGACTCGGTGGAGAGCATGCTGCGGTACGGCGAGCGCGCCCACAAGATCGCCGACCAGATCATCACCCACGTGCCGCGCGGCGAGCGCACCCGCAAGTACGCGCGCGAGCTGGACGTGCAGAAGCGCCGGATCGACTTCCTCCGCCGCTACATGGACCTGTACTCCGAGTACGCCCAGGCCGAGCTGCAGTTCATCGACGACAACGTGCTCGCCCTGCACAACGCGCTCGAGGGGGACGACCGGGAGAAGTTCTGGTGCGACACCTCGATCGTGGACTGGCAGTACTACCTGCAGGAAACGCACTGCCCGAGCGTGACGGACTCGCTGCGCCGGCTGGACGTGGTCCGGAAGAAGCGGAACAAGGCGCTGGCCGAGTCGGCCGGCACCCTGAAGAAGGCGACGCCGTCGGAGGACGGTGAGATCATCGCCGCTTTCGACATGGACGGCACGTTGCTGTCGTCGAACGTGATCGAGACCTACCTGTGGATGCGGCTGCCCGAGCTGGACAGCCACCAGCGGGTCGGTGAGATCGGCGCGATGCTACGCAAGCTGCCGAAGCTGATCGCCGCCGAGCGCAAGGACCGCGGTACCTTCCTGCGGACGATCTACCGCCGCTACCAGGGCGCCGACCTGGAAGAGCTGAACCGGATCGTCGACGAGATCCTCGCCGAGCACGTGCTGGAACGCCTCAGCGGAGCGGCCGTCCGGCGGATCCGCGAGCACAAGGCGGCCGGGCACCGGACCATCCTGATCACCGGTGCGGTGCGCCCGCTGACCCGGCCGCTGGAGCCGTTGTTCGACGAGATCGTGGCGGCCGAGCTGGCCGTCGACGACCGCGGCCGCTGTACCGGGTTCCTGACCGGCCCGCCGTTGGTCGGCGAGTCCCGGGCCGCGTGGATCAAGCACCGCGCCCGCGGTACGTCGATCGACCTGTCCCGGTCGTTCGCGTACGCCGACAGCCACTCCGACCTGCCGATGCTGACCACGGTCGGCAATCCGGTCGCCGTCTCGCCGGACGTGCCGCTGTTCCGGGCCGCCCGGGCCGCGCGCTGGCAGATCGTCGACTGGAAGACCCCGTCCACTTCGTCCCGACTGGAGATCCCCGGGGTGAACGCCCGATGA
- a CDS encoding slipin family protein: MAKVTVQAYERVLLYRDGAFERELEPGRHTVRRIWRVRREPVDPRLRQLAVAGQEIFTADGVPVRVTAVLRWQVADPRAFVERAEDPTELLHVALQLAVRDAVGRRELDELLRAEGRDAVTAELADPVRAEAAELGIAVQSAAVRDLVLVGELRTALGETALERQRGKAALERARGEAAALRSLANSAKLLDDHPALATLRLVQTAADSGATVVLTPDGLPPRR, encoded by the coding sequence ATGGCGAAGGTCACCGTGCAGGCGTACGAGCGGGTCCTGCTGTATCGCGACGGGGCTTTCGAACGCGAGCTGGAGCCGGGACGCCACACCGTTCGCCGGATCTGGCGGGTTCGCCGTGAGCCCGTCGATCCGCGCCTGCGGCAGCTCGCGGTCGCGGGTCAGGAGATCTTCACCGCCGACGGTGTTCCCGTACGAGTGACCGCGGTACTGCGCTGGCAGGTGGCGGATCCGCGCGCGTTCGTGGAACGCGCCGAGGACCCGACCGAACTCCTGCACGTGGCCCTCCAGCTCGCGGTCCGTGACGCGGTCGGTCGACGCGAACTGGACGAGCTGCTTCGCGCGGAAGGCCGTGACGCCGTGACCGCCGAGCTGGCCGACCCCGTCCGCGCGGAAGCGGCCGAGCTCGGGATCGCGGTGCAGAGCGCTGCCGTACGCGACCTCGTACTCGTCGGCGAACTGCGGACGGCGCTGGGCGAGACCGCCCTCGAACGCCAGCGCGGCAAGGCGGCCCTCGAACGCGCCCGGGGCGAAGCGGCCGCCCTCCGCTCCCTGGCCAACAGCGCCAAGCTCCTCGACGACCACCCGGCCCTGGCAACCCTCCGCCTGGTCCAGACCGCCGCCGACTCCGGCGCCACCGTCGTCCTCACCCCCGACGGCCTCCCGCCGCGCCGCTAG
- a CDS encoding zinc-dependent alcohol dehydrogenase, with the protein MLALEMYRSPAKYLAAKAVGGRIPGILTGPAAPLRLVTINEPKADRDGWARIRPILSGICGSDLGMVTGSTKLYFSAMVSMPFVPGHEVVGELLDDCEDLPKGTRVVMDSVLTCAARGVEPCVGCSSGNTNRCDRITVGHVAPGLQTGFCHDTGGGWGNVMVAHRSQLYAVPDGLSDERAVLTEPLACAVHTALKAKVEPGQSVLVSGAGAVGLFATLALRELTQAGRITVVAKHARQRELARAFGASDVVAPDEVFRGVRRATGAFRLTPEMGREFLLGGVDVAVDAVGSKDSIDTVLRVTKAGGRVVLSGMPSTGADLSPVWFRELELTGTYASALAEPNDKPAFETALEIAAKAPLDGIVGARYPLYRWREALDHAQSAGRLGTVKVAFDVRAS; encoded by the coding sequence ATGCTCGCGCTCGAGATGTACCGGTCGCCCGCCAAGTACCTCGCGGCGAAGGCGGTCGGCGGCCGGATCCCCGGCATCCTGACCGGCCCGGCGGCCCCGCTCCGCCTGGTCACGATCAACGAACCGAAGGCCGACCGGGACGGCTGGGCGCGGATCCGCCCGATCCTGTCCGGCATCTGCGGTTCGGACCTCGGCATGGTCACCGGCAGTACCAAGCTGTACTTCTCCGCGATGGTGTCGATGCCGTTCGTCCCCGGCCACGAGGTGGTCGGCGAACTGCTCGACGACTGCGAGGACCTGCCCAAGGGCACCCGCGTCGTGATGGACTCCGTCCTCACCTGCGCGGCCCGCGGCGTCGAGCCGTGCGTCGGTTGCTCGTCCGGCAACACGAACCGATGCGACCGGATCACGGTCGGCCACGTCGCGCCGGGGCTGCAGACCGGGTTCTGCCACGACACCGGCGGCGGCTGGGGCAACGTGATGGTCGCCCACCGCAGCCAGTTGTACGCCGTACCGGACGGGCTGTCGGACGAGCGCGCGGTACTCACCGAGCCGCTCGCGTGCGCGGTCCACACCGCGCTCAAGGCCAAGGTCGAGCCGGGCCAGTCGGTGCTGGTGAGCGGCGCCGGCGCGGTCGGCCTGTTCGCGACACTGGCGTTGCGTGAGCTGACCCAGGCCGGCCGGATCACCGTCGTCGCCAAGCACGCCCGGCAGCGCGAGCTGGCCCGGGCGTTCGGCGCCAGCGACGTGGTGGCGCCGGACGAGGTGTTCCGTGGCGTCCGCCGGGCGACCGGCGCGTTCCGGTTGACCCCGGAGATGGGCCGCGAGTTCCTGCTCGGCGGCGTCGACGTCGCCGTGGACGCGGTCGGCAGCAAGGACTCGATCGACACCGTGCTGCGGGTCACCAAGGCCGGTGGCCGGGTCGTGCTGTCGGGGATGCCGTCCACCGGGGCGGACCTGTCGCCGGTCTGGTTCCGCGAGCTGGAGCTGACCGGGACGTACGCGTCGGCGCTGGCCGAACCGAACGACAAGCCGGCCTTCGAGACCGCGCTGGAGATTGCCGCGAAGGCCCCGCTGGACGGGATCGTCGGGGCGCGTTATCCGCTGTACCGGTGGCGTGAGGCACTGGACCACGCACAGTCCGCCGGCCGCTTGGGGACCGTCAAGGTCGCCTTCGATGTGAGGGCTTCATGA
- the priA gene encoding bifunctional 1-(5-phosphoribosyl)-5-((5-phosphoribosylamino)methylideneamino)imidazole-4-carboxamide isomerase/phosphoribosylanthranilate isomerase PriA, with the protein MSENLVLLPAVDVADGQAVRLVQGEAGSETSYGEPLAAALAWQEAGAEWIHLVDLDAAFGRGSNRELLAEVTGKLDVQVELSGGIRDDASLEAALATGARRVNIGTAALEDPEWCDRIIQAYGDRVAIGLDVRGRTLAARGWTKEGGDLYEVLARLEAAGCERYVVTDVTKDGMLQGPNLDLYRDLCARTDKPIIASGGVSSLDDLRALATLVPDGVEGVIVGKALYAGAFTLTEALELTRGGDQ; encoded by the coding sequence ATGTCTGAGAACCTGGTGCTGCTCCCTGCCGTGGATGTGGCGGACGGGCAGGCTGTCCGGCTGGTGCAGGGCGAGGCCGGCAGCGAGACCTCGTACGGCGAGCCGCTGGCCGCCGCGCTGGCCTGGCAGGAGGCCGGTGCCGAGTGGATTCACCTGGTCGACCTCGACGCGGCCTTCGGCCGCGGCAGCAACCGGGAGTTGCTGGCCGAGGTGACCGGCAAGCTCGACGTGCAGGTGGAGCTGTCCGGCGGCATCCGCGACGACGCGTCGCTGGAGGCCGCCCTGGCGACCGGTGCGCGCCGGGTGAACATCGGCACCGCCGCGCTCGAGGACCCCGAGTGGTGCGACCGGATCATCCAGGCGTACGGCGACCGGGTCGCGATCGGCCTGGACGTCCGCGGCCGGACCCTGGCCGCGCGCGGCTGGACCAAGGAGGGCGGCGACCTGTACGAGGTGCTGGCGCGGCTCGAGGCGGCCGGCTGCGAGCGGTACGTCGTCACCGACGTGACCAAGGACGGCATGCTGCAAGGCCCGAACCTGGACCTGTACCGCGACCTGTGCGCGCGCACCGACAAGCCGATCATCGCCTCCGGTGGCGTTTCCAGCCTGGACGACCTCCGGGCGCTGGCGACGCTGGTCCCGGACGGCGTCGAGGGCGTCATCGTCGGCAAGGCCCTGTACGCCGGCGCGTTCACCCTGACCGAGGCACTCGAACTCACCCGTGGAGGGGACCAGTGA
- a CDS encoding GNAT family N-acetyltransferase: MGASILPPEGEHLATGWEADLPADDSLVRQAVLAHASWATDAARRTGNPWYDGETWAAGFLGDRGALTNWVVLKQPVDPGEVIAAVDREFPRDAPYLFVSAWPTGNLKHLGLGLAGHPPLMVRFPSTTTTPPTTDLEIRPATDLDILADAERVLIEGYPLPELQPYQPGSLYDPTFLEGPSTVWVGYDGKVPLATSVAHHAFGLTVVENVAVLPQARGRGAGAAVTWAATTQYADSPAALIASDDGQPVYQRLDYLRLERWTVWVRP; this comes from the coding sequence ATGGGAGCCTCGATCCTGCCACCCGAGGGTGAGCACCTCGCGACCGGCTGGGAAGCCGATCTGCCGGCCGACGACTCGCTCGTCCGCCAAGCCGTTCTCGCCCACGCCTCCTGGGCCACCGACGCGGCCCGCCGGACCGGCAACCCGTGGTACGACGGCGAGACGTGGGCAGCCGGATTCCTCGGCGACCGCGGCGCCCTGACGAACTGGGTGGTGCTGAAGCAACCGGTCGACCCCGGCGAGGTGATCGCCGCCGTGGATCGCGAGTTCCCGCGCGATGCGCCGTACCTCTTCGTCAGCGCCTGGCCCACCGGCAACCTCAAACACCTCGGCCTCGGTCTCGCCGGCCATCCCCCGCTGATGGTCCGCTTCCCGTCCACGACCACAACGCCGCCGACCACCGACCTGGAGATCCGCCCGGCCACCGACCTCGACATCCTGGCCGACGCCGAACGCGTGCTGATCGAGGGCTACCCGCTGCCCGAACTGCAGCCGTACCAACCGGGCTCGCTCTACGACCCGACGTTCCTCGAAGGCCCGAGCACGGTCTGGGTCGGCTACGACGGCAAGGTCCCGCTCGCCACCTCGGTCGCCCACCACGCATTTGGCCTGACCGTCGTCGAGAACGTCGCCGTCCTCCCCCAAGCCCGCGGCCGAGGCGCCGGTGCCGCCGTCACCTGGGCAGCCACCACCCAGTACGCCGACAGCCCGGCTGCCCTCATCGCCAGCGACGACGGCCAACCGGTGTACCAACGCCTCGACTATCTCCGCCTCGAACGCTGGACCGTCTGGGTCCGCCCCTGA
- a CDS encoding sulfite exporter TauE/SafE family protein — translation MPDVSLWTLVFLVIAAFSAGWIDAVVGGGGLIQLPAMLLGLPSASPAQILSTNKISSLFGTSTSAVTFGVKVRPDRRTVLPLAILAGLGAAAGALVATKIPMTWFKPIVLVLLVVVAIYTAMKPSLGARTALRFDGRNHYVAAGAVGILIGFYDGAVGPGTGSFLIFALVGLLGYNFLQASAKAKIANVATNVGAILVFAAHGAPLWALGVTMGLANMLGGLLGARTAVARGSRFVRIIFLVVVSALILRLGYDVFLA, via the coding sequence GTGCCTGACGTGTCGCTCTGGACCCTCGTCTTCCTCGTGATCGCGGCCTTCTCGGCCGGCTGGATCGACGCCGTCGTCGGTGGCGGTGGCCTCATCCAGCTCCCCGCGATGCTGCTCGGTCTGCCGTCCGCGTCACCGGCCCAGATCCTGTCCACGAACAAGATCTCCTCGTTGTTCGGTACGTCGACGAGCGCGGTGACGTTCGGCGTCAAGGTGCGGCCGGACCGGCGGACCGTGCTGCCGCTAGCGATCCTGGCCGGGCTCGGGGCGGCCGCGGGCGCGTTGGTGGCGACGAAGATCCCGATGACGTGGTTCAAGCCGATCGTGCTGGTCCTGCTCGTCGTGGTCGCGATCTACACCGCGATGAAGCCGTCGCTCGGGGCCCGCACCGCGCTCCGCTTCGATGGGCGGAACCACTACGTCGCGGCCGGCGCCGTCGGTATCCTGATCGGCTTCTACGACGGCGCGGTGGGGCCGGGGACGGGGTCGTTCCTGATCTTCGCGCTGGTCGGGTTGCTCGGCTACAACTTCCTGCAGGCGAGCGCGAAGGCGAAGATCGCGAACGTGGCCACCAACGTCGGCGCGATCCTGGTGTTCGCCGCGCACGGGGCGCCGTTGTGGGCGCTCGGGGTGACGATGGGTCTGGCCAACATGCTCGGCGGCCTGCTCGGCGCCCGGACCGCGGTCGCCCGCGGCAGCCGGTTCGTCCGGATCATCTTCCTCGTCGTCGTGTCCGCCCTGATCCTCCGGCTCGGCTACGACGTCTTCCTCGCCTGA